Part of the Caulifigura coniformis genome, TCCCCTTTTTCCGCCTTCTTCCCGCTCTTGGCCTTCGGCTGCGGCGCGGGCGCTTCGACTTCGTCCCGCATGCCAGGAGCGTAGTACTTCGCGATCCCCTGGTTGATTGCCCGGGGGACCGCGATGACGGGCCGCACCGGCACGCCGTAGCGCAGCCGCAGTTCTTCCTCGAGCTCGTGTTCGATTTCGTCGATCGTGGCGATCATCAGCCGGTCGTCGTCGACAAACAGCGGGATGAACGAATACTGCTTAACGAGTGATCGAGGGACGAGGTCGAGCGCCGAGTCCTCGGGAAGGACGTCTTCCAGGTCGATGTAGGAGTAGCCCAGCTGCTGGGCCAGGGCCTTGGCGGCCATTTCGGCGTCCACAAGCTTCATCTGGACGACGGCGTCGCGATGGGACAGGCCGCGGCGATCGGCAAACTCCTCGATCTCCGATTTCTGCGAGCGTTCGATGTTCCCCTGGCGAATGAGGACGTCGAGGAGCGGCTGCCGGCCGAACTCGTCGCGTTCGGGTGGGAACTCGCGGCCCATTCCCTCGTCGTAGTCGCGTTTCCGCTCGATGTCGGTCAGGCAGAGCATGGCCTTCGCCATCTCGTTCAGCATGTCCTGCGACTGCATCGAGTACTGGCCGGTGGCGTACTTACGGACGTGGGTGTTGAGCTTCTTGTAATGGGCCCGGATCTTGTCCAGGTCGTCTTCAAACCGCTTGATGCGCAGGAGCTCATAGTGGTCGGGCGGACGCTGGCCTTCGGGGATGCCGAGCCATTCCTTGTAGAAGTCCATCGGTGCGGTGCTCGCGGGGCAAACGTGACATGCGACCTGAGCTATGGAGTTTATTGCAAATTGCAGCGAGGCCAAACGTAAAGCACCCCGGCCGCGTGAAAGCGGCCGGGGTGCGAGGACGATTGGTCCGTCAGGCGACGACTATTCGACCTGGTACTCGGTCGCCAGCGATTCGAAGGCGTCGACATTGTCGTTTGTCAGGCCGGCGGCACGATCGATCTCAATGCTGGCTTCCGTCTTGCCCGTCAATTCGCGGCCGCTGACTTCGATGCGTCCGTTCTTGTCATACGCATAGGTCACTTCGACGGGCGATCCTGCCGGCAGGTTGGCCGGGAGACCGGTGATGCGGAAATCGCCGATCGTGGTGCAGGCGTCGGGATCGCTGGCGTCCCCTTCGAGGACGCACAGGTGCACGCGCGTCTGGTTGGCCGAGTTGGTGACGAACTTCTGCGTCACCTTGTGCGGCACCGCCGTGTTCTTGGGGATCATGATGTGGTTGATCTTGCGCGTCTTGTTGGCCGGATCGGTGATCTTGATCCCCAGCGAGTGGGAGTTGACGTCGGTGGTCGCCACGGAGCGGAGGCGGCTGATGACGGCCTGGGCCAGGCGCGAATCTCCGCCGGTCTGACGGGCTTCGAGGATGGCTGCGTGAATCGCAGCGCCCTGGGCCACGGCTTCTTCGGGGCTCACATCGCGGGTCGGCGCGACGCCAGTGACTTCCGTGAGCATCGTTTCCACGACCGGCATGTAGGTCGATCCCCCGACGAGGACGACGGCGTCGAGTTCGCCCTTGTCGACTCCGGCCTGCTGCATGACGAGTTCCGCGGTATCGCGGGTCCGCTGCATCAGGTCGCCCGTGATCCGTTCGAAATCCTGGCGCGAGATGGAGACGGTCAGGTTCTTGCCGTGGTAGGAGATGTTGATCGGCGTCTGCGACTTGCCCGAGAGATCGCGCTTGGCCTGCTCGCAGTCGAGCGTGAGCATCATCAGCGATTCCGGATCTTCACGCGGGTCTTCCTTGTGCTTGCGCTGGAACTGCTCGGCCACGTGGTCGACGACGCGTCGGGTCCAGTCGAGGCCGCCCAGCATGACGTCGCCGTCCGTTGCGAGGACGCGGAAGTTGGTCGGCGTGTAGCGGACGACGGTGGCGTCGAACGTGCCGCCGCCGAGGTCGTAGACCATGATGGTCTTTTCCTTGGAGGCGAGGTCCTTGCGGCCCAGTTCTCCCTTGGACCAGGCGTAGGCGAGCGTCGCAGCGGTCGGCTCGTTGATGATGTCGATGACGTTCAGGCCGGCGATCTTGCCGGCGTCCTGGGTCGCCTTCCGGCGCACGTCGTTGAAGTAATAGGGGACGGTGATGACCGCGTTGACGACGGTGCCGTCGCCGGCGACTCCACCCCCGGTGGCCTTCAGCGCCGCTTCTGCGTCCTGCTTCAGTTTCTTCAGGATCAGGGCGGAGATGAATTCCGGCGTGAGCCGCTTTCCCTGGTAGACAACAAAGAAGTCCTTGTTGCCCATCTGGCGCTTGATCGCCTCGATGATGTTCTTGGGATTCTCGATCGCCATCCGCTCGGGGCTGGGGCCGACGATGACTTTTCCGTCTTCGCCCAGGAGCACGACGGACGGCGTGATCGTCCGTTGTTCCGAGTTCTGCAGCGCGACAGGGACTCCGTCCGTATTCAGCTGGGCGATCGTCGAGTACGTCGTTCCAAGATCAATCCCGACCGTATTGCCTGGCAGAATATTCATTCGTGACCTTCTGACTTTGGACGGCTGAAGCGAAGCGGTGAATGGGCGCGGCGGGACAGGGATTCGCCGGGCCGGACGACGTGTTGGGACGTGTTGGGGAGTGCTCTGGCGGGCTGGGAAGCCCCCATAGAACAGGCATTCTGACCGTGCGCCAGACGGGAATCAAGCAGTCGAACAGGGGCACTTTTCACGCCTCGGGGCATTCTGGAATCGGCAATCGGCATTTCCGTTGCGAGAGGGGGAATCGGGCGCGTCGTCGGTGGCAACCGGGCAAGAAGAACGGGGCCAGGGGGAGGGCCGTGTTTCATGCCTGTTCCTCCCTGGTGATTCTGGAACGCTGGCAGCAGAGCCAGGATCGGTCGAATCGGACGCCCCGACTGTGTGGGTTCGGCGTGTGGCAGGTTGAGAGTGATCGCGGTCATTGTTCCTCCACCATGACGTGGGAGGTTGCGCGCGGCGAGAGCGGGACACTTTCCTCGAAGGACCGTGAGGTTCGATGATTGCGGGGGGCAGCGTCCGGCTTCAGAATGGATCGTCCACCCTGTGCAGTTCCCCCTGCCTGTGGCGATCCCCACCGAAGGCCTTCCATGACGTCCCCGCTTCGCTCCTCCCGCCGCAACTTCCTCAAGCTGTCCGCGGCCGCCTCGACGACGTTTGCCGCACCGCTGATTCTGCCGCGATCGGTCTTCGGGGCCAACGAGCGAGTTTCCGTCGCGTTTATCGGAGTGGGCAACCAGGGGAACAACAACGTCAAGGACTTCCTGAAACAGGAGATCGCGGTCACGGCGGTCTGCGAGGTCGATTCGACCCGTGCCGGCGCCGCCGTCGACAACCTGAAGAAGCAGGGGCACGAGGCAGTTCCGTTCGGCGATTACCGGAAGCTGCTCGAGCGGAAAGACGTCGACGCGGTGGTCATCACGGTTCCCGACCAGTGGCATGCCCGGATGACGATTGACGCCTGTGCCGCCGGGAAGGATGTGTACTGCGAGAAGCCGCTGTCACTGACCATTCGCGACGGCCGGCGCATGGTGGACGCGGCCCGGAAATACGGGCGGGTCGTCCAGACCGGGTCGCAGCAGCGTTCGGCCAAAGAGTTTCGACAGGCCTGCGAACTGGTTCGCAGCGGCGCTATCGGCAAGTTGCAGACGGTGCTGGCGGGCATTCCCAGGCCGAATCATCCCGGCGCGCTCGGTCCCGATTCGGATCCGCCGGCGACGCTCGACTACGAGATGTGGCTCGGGCCCGCGCCTTACCGGCGCTATAACGAGAAGCGGGTCCACTACCACTTCCGCTTCTGGTGGGATTACTCCGGCGGGCAGATGACGAACTTCGGCGCGCACCATCTGGACATTGCGCAGTGGGCGCTCGACATGGATAACAGCGGTCCGATCGCGACCGACGGGACGGCGACGTTCCATCCCGAGAAGCTGCACGAGGTCACCGAGACGTTCCGCATTACCCACACATATGCGAATGGCGTGAAAGTGATCGCCGGCCAGCAGCAGAAAGACATTCCGACCGGCTGCACGTTCATCGGCGACAAGGGGAAGATCTACGTCACGCGCGGCGAGCTGGTGGCCGAGCCGGAGATCCTCAATTCCGAGGTGACGGTGAAGCTCTACGATAGCAGCAACCACCACCGGAACTGGCTCGACTGCATCAAGAGCCGGGAGAAGCCGATCTGTGACGTCGAGATCGGTCACCGTTCGGCCACGGTGTGCCACCTGGGAAGCATCGTCTGCCGGCTCGGCCGCGGCATCCAGTGGGATCCGAGGACCGAGCAGGTGATCGGCGACACGGAGGCGCAGGCCATGACGGATCGGCCGTACCGCAAGCCGTGGACGCAGGCCTGAGTCCGCGATGCTTCCGCCGATCGTGATCGAGACCTTTCCGCCGAATCGCCTGGGATGGCTGGAGGTCATCCGGCCTACGATCGACGATTCAATGCTGCGTGAAATCGCAGAGGGGGACTACGGCGATCGGGCTGACGAGCATCAGGCGGCTCTGCGGCCCATCCGGGATCATGGTCGACTGCCGGAACGATTTGAGTGGGTGCCCGGCGAGGTGCTGGAACTCATTCGATATTCCGACCCGACTGACCTGTCGTGGAAACCGGGACGGAGCGG contains:
- a CDS encoding GspE/PulE/PilB domain-containing protein; the encoded protein is MDFYKEWLGIPEGQRPPDHYELLRIKRFEDDLDKIRAHYKKLNTHVRKYATGQYSMQSQDMLNEMAKAMLCLTDIERKRDYDEGMGREFPPERDEFGRQPLLDVLIRQGNIERSQKSEIEEFADRRGLSHRDAVVQMKLVDAEMAAKALAQQLGYSYIDLEDVLPEDSALDLVPRSLVKQYSFIPLFVDDDRLMIATIDEIEHELEEELRLRYGVPVRPVIAVPRAINQGIAKYYAPGMRDEVEAPAPQPKAKSGKKAEKGDTKARDGKKPDKSAAKKGGKPAELSDEEKQSRKQMGILMMCVSIMIPCFTHVLLNSMGTLRVTQPWVTKFWLVTLLTAPPTIGYVLLSYWKPLKNK
- a CDS encoding Hsp70 family protein, translating into MNILPGNTVGIDLGTTYSTIAQLNTDGVPVALQNSEQRTITPSVVLLGEDGKVIVGPSPERMAIENPKNIIEAIKRQMGNKDFFVVYQGKRLTPEFISALILKKLKQDAEAALKATGGGVAGDGTVVNAVITVPYYFNDVRRKATQDAGKIAGLNVIDIINEPTAATLAYAWSKGELGRKDLASKEKTIMVYDLGGGTFDATVVRYTPTNFRVLATDGDVMLGGLDWTRRVVDHVAEQFQRKHKEDPREDPESLMMLTLDCEQAKRDLSGKSQTPINISYHGKNLTVSISRQDFERITGDLMQRTRDTAELVMQQAGVDKGELDAVVLVGGSTYMPVVETMLTEVTGVAPTRDVSPEEAVAQGAAIHAAILEARQTGGDSRLAQAVISRLRSVATTDVNSHSLGIKITDPANKTRKINHIMIPKNTAVPHKVTQKFVTNSANQTRVHLCVLEGDASDPDACTTIGDFRITGLPANLPAGSPVEVTYAYDKNGRIEVSGRELTGKTEASIEIDRAAGLTNDNVDAFESLATEYQVE
- a CDS encoding Gfo/Idh/MocA family protein, producing the protein MTSPLRSSRRNFLKLSAAASTTFAAPLILPRSVFGANERVSVAFIGVGNQGNNNVKDFLKQEIAVTAVCEVDSTRAGAAVDNLKKQGHEAVPFGDYRKLLERKDVDAVVITVPDQWHARMTIDACAAGKDVYCEKPLSLTIRDGRRMVDAARKYGRVVQTGSQQRSAKEFRQACELVRSGAIGKLQTVLAGIPRPNHPGALGPDSDPPATLDYEMWLGPAPYRRYNEKRVHYHFRFWWDYSGGQMTNFGAHHLDIAQWALDMDNSGPIATDGTATFHPEKLHEVTETFRITHTYANGVKVIAGQQQKDIPTGCTFIGDKGKIYVTRGELVAEPEILNSEVTVKLYDSSNHHRNWLDCIKSREKPICDVEIGHRSATVCHLGSIVCRLGRGIQWDPRTEQVIGDTEAQAMTDRPYRKPWTQA